The sequence below is a genomic window from Entelurus aequoreus isolate RoL-2023_Sb linkage group LG15, RoL_Eaeq_v1.1, whole genome shotgun sequence.
tagtcactgccgttgtgtccgtgggcaagacactttacccacctgctcccagtgccacccacactggtttaaatgtaacttagatattgggtttcactatgtaaagcgctttgagtcactagagaaaaagtgctttataaatataattcacttcacttcactattagtTAGTAAATGTAATAATGACACATAATGAACACAATTAATTCTGATAGAACTTGTCCACCCAAAGGTATTGCTTCCCAGAGAAACGTCTTACCTCATattcattttgaaaaatattggaCTAAACATAACAGATTTCTTATCCCAAATAAAGTAAAAACCGTGTCACAAATGTTACCCCTTACCCTTCTTCCAGGCTGTTTctttagaatgcttttttttgtCACATTGAAAAAGAGTCAATTTAACTATGAATGTCCAATCTCACAATTATTCTGGACTGAACTTTCTGTTGTACTGTTTAGTATTTACAATATACTCTTTGAGTTCAAAGAAAGGGTTCTTTTCTCACAGGGTAAATTTCATAAAAACTTGAGTATGCTGTCAAACTGTTGTGTCTACTAGGAGTATTACATATTTATAAATCCAATGCTATGTCATGCAAACCAAATAGTTTTTCATTTttctaaccatccatccatttcctaccgcttgtacctctcgggacattataaaaaacattacatcaaagaaaaaacaatatgtaatgtgtaataTGATGCTTTTATTTGCTTTTAGTTTTATACTTTTAACTCTTATTACTCACATTTTTTGTTagtgttgtttaaatatatattttaaatgtttgaaaatgatgacaaaacAATTTGTGAATActtaattttaaaatgtttaatgctgcttggcactcagcatcaagggttggagttgggggttaaatcaccaaaatgattcccgggcgcggcgccgctgctgcccactgctccccaaggggatgggtcaaatgcagaggacaaatttcaccacatctagtgtgtgtgtgacaatcattggtactttaatctttaatcttaatcttaaaatgtaTTCTCAGATTGCTCAAATATCTTTGTTATGGAAATAACTTTGAGGAAAAATGTGCCTTTGTAGTCACTTCCGTTAGATGGCCTTTTGTTTTCCTCcaaacagtgaagtacatatcctTTTGCTAAGTTTGCAGCACACTACTCGATTGATACAAGAAAACACAATCTGTCCACACATGCGTGTAGACTACGTCACTTCCGGGACTTGAAAATTTTACGACGGAGTCTGCTGCGTCATGTTCtgtgttatttaaatgttttgttaatGTTTTCTATAAAACTATAGCTTATCAATGAGTAAAAGGGAACAAGAATATAAACATTAACAGAaggtagataaaaaaaaaacacctttactTTTCTGTCATTGCAATAAATTACACACAGGGGcgctactttatttttttaaatgttgatttttttttttaaacgcactTTAACAAAAATCTATATCTGTGGTGTAACACAAACTAGACTTTTAAACGATCCGTATTGTGAATTGATGTgtttaatgtaaataaagtagtaaaaaaaagattgattttgtgtgtatgagagtgtttcagtagtgtgtgtgagagaaaaacatttcagttgtttatgtgagagcatttagtgtatacagtgtttcccccagaaaatttgttagttaaggtggtgtctctccagggggtagggggtgggtgggtgtaaggaacagcgTAACTCGGCCTGTCACCATCACGTGTccatctcatcgctgccaccacagcatGGGGGAGCCATAGACTACAGACTGccgtgaagtaggccggcttcgtcgcgtgaggaagcctacaatttttggttgtgttttccgctccgtatgctgaatatgaatatactatatatatatctcgatattttttctgtaaagtaaaaacaatacacaaaacagtcctagttacctgatatactaaatatgtcattattatgacttagtaagtcaatattttgacttactaatttactaagtcaaaataatgacttactaagtcaaaataatgacttaataagtcaaattaatgacttactgtaagtaagcttTTGCAataagtgtttgaaaaaaagagttaaaagtggggccacatgctgacatatgctcaactcatcatgcttaatttattacagcatttgggaagcctgtagtcgatttttattatgtaaatgttatatttttatcaacatgtgatagcagggcccctgccattcaaaactaggcagctacattactaatgatgaaTGTAACtacagctgaaaaaatagtacaatagcaatatgagagactattcatccctgaacaccatggagttcatgtaggctttatgatgcagttacattattatataaactatcagagacagcttcaggaaactcttcatttaacatattgtcgttttttgctgcttcaacacagaaaaaggtaaagtgaaatgacttagttgttaactgttgGTCAATAATGCttttctttctctcagacagacagggctttgccgTCCGtaacacacgcgcacgcacgcacgcacagacaccgcacagtgagctaacgttataCTAAAagataattagccttcacctcaaggactgcgagcaagctaagctgccgcttatgtttctagaacgtcaacaggctcatagtgatgttactagtagttgactaggaggtgtttattataatttggggagagtgtgatgccttatgctcacctgctaaacacctttctgctcatcccaccgtctctcctctctgcctgtgccgtgagcactgactccatgcgctctgaatacgcaatgctgattggctgttacatgcgctctgaatacgcactgctgattggctgttacatgcgctctgaatatgcactgctgattggctgttaccactctgcgtgtaaccaatcagatggttctgtggtgggacaatgctgggtgctgcagagacgtactgacaggcaGAGGCAGTATGAAGtgtagcagcttgttaagactttagtttaaaggcctactgaaatgaattttttttattcaaacgggaatagcagatccattatatgtgtcatacttgatcatttcgcgatattgccacatttttgctgaaaggatttagtgtagaacaacgacgataaagatcgcaacttttggtatctaataaaaacaacccttgcccctaccggaagtagcgtgatgtcacaggctgaaggattcctcacaattccccgttgtttacaatggagcgagagacattcggatcgagaaagcgacgattaccccattaatttgagcgaggatgaaagattcgtggatgaggaacgttagagtgctagaatgcagtgcaagacatatcttttttcactctgaccgtaacttaggtacaagctggctcattggattccacactctcctatttctattgtggatcacggatttgtattttaaaccacctcggatactatatcctcttgaaaatgagagtcgagaacgcgaaatggacattcacagtgacttttatctccacgacaatacatcgacgaaacactttagctacagagctaacgtgatagcatcaggctaaaatgcagatagaaacaaaataaaaataaaccctgactggaaggatagacagaagatcaacaatttaattaaaccatgaacatgtaaatacacggttaataattttcagcttggcaaagctaaaaaaatagaagctaacttagctacggagctaacgtgatagcatcaggctcaaatgcagatagaaacaaaataaaaaaaaaccctgactggaaggatagacagaagatcaacaatactattaaaccatgaacatgtaaatacacggttaataattttcagcttggcgaagctaaaaaaatagaagctaacttagctgcggcggcggcgggcgttgtagctttcgacgacaccccggccgccatcagagtcggcaagaaacatatatttccccaaagttacgtacgtgacatgcacatatcgacacgcacgtacgggcaagcgatcaaatgtttggaagccaaagctgtactcaccgtagtgcgtctgctatccagctcaaacacaacctcctggtgttgctgtagtccgccgctaatacaccgatcgcacctacaactttcttatttgcagtctccattgtccattaaacaaattgcaaaagattcaccaacacagatgtccagaatactgtggaattttgtcgaagaaaacagagctttgtgtattgtgtccaatagggtccaaacacttccgttgacctcgcgacgtcacgcgcatacgtcatcctccaaaggcgttttgaaccggaagttccccgggaaatttaaaattgcactttataagttaacccggccgtattggcatgtgttgcaatgttaagatttcatcattgatgtataaactatcagactgcgtggtcggtagtagtgggtttcagtaggcctttaagcagtggctctttgttgttatatACCAGGAAACCCTGGTATATAAGAATATTTTAGTAGTGTgcatgagagcgtttcagtagtgtgtgtgagagaaaaacatttcagttgtttatgtgagaacatttcagtagtgtgtataagagtgtttctgtAGTGGGAATGAGAGTTTTTCAGTGGTGTGTGAGagtaaaacatttcagttgtttatatgagagcgtttcagtagtgtgtataacagtgtttcagtagtgtgtatgacagtgtttcacagtggcgtgcggtgaggttcatgtcaggtgaggcactgtaATGTTTGTAGGTGTGCTTTGTTGCTAGTTCAATATTGAGACGGTTAGATTGATTTGGATGCTTTTATCATCAACCTCGCTTGCATGCACCTGTCTCATGGATCAGGCGTAACTGTTCTCACATTGTCCACTAGTGCGTGATGACGTCATCACGCAGCCAGCGTATATCTAAATATCACatcactctttttttttctttttttttttttttaaagacaacctGTCTATCAAATGGACACTAACACAGGTTCTCATACAACTTAAGTTATTCTTGTACACTTAAAATTACTGCCTTGAAATCACAAGTGTGGACACTCAAAATATCAACATCATATTTCACATTGCATACACTGGTTGATGCAGAACATATGCTAAACATTCATAAACACAACCTGGCTAAACAAGATATTGAAAGGATATATTTTCTTTGCGTGTCTCCGTAACTCTAAACAGTCCATTCATAGTTGTGTTGTCCTAAAGTCAATTGTTAATATTCTTTACATAATTACTTGATAATATGTTCCGTATTGCTGACTGCAAGGCTTTAATTTggagctaaagttgtttatatttattgtatatgcTATAATCGGTAAACAGCAGTTAGATGATGTCACTTCCGCTAAATTACTTCCGGTTGGTCGACTTCGTTCGAAAGCAAGTCATACATGTTGCGGTCTTCTGTGGTTCTTTCTGTTGCCATCCTACACAAAGCAGCGAAGAAGCAATGCCGTAAGTTGTCTTTAATAAGTTAACAACATGTCAGACACGTTAAAAAGTGTAATAGTGCCGATATGTTAAATATAATTGTCGAACTAGATACAATGTGTTCAAGTCATTCAGACAGACGGGAgtctccctctgctggacattttgggacattatAGTTACATTTTCATATGTCATTGTTGACAAATATGTACAGAGacaataagtgtgtttgtgtctctttGTTCTTTTTAGTTTTTCACCATCTTGTCTATGAAGAATTGTCAAAAGTAAATGGTCAAGCTTACAACGATGTTCTCTTCATTGACTCCGGTTTGGCTTGGTGTTGAGTGGCGTTTCTACACGTCTCACGAGAACACTAAAGTGAAAAAGGCACGTTTCGGCTGCCCTACGGTATCAACATGGCGACAAGTCACAGTGGAAGCAGCAAAACGTCAGTATCCACAGCAAGCGCAGCTCTTGTTAGAGCTAAAGCAGAAGCCGCCAAAGTGCGAGCGTCATACGCAAGCCAAGAAGCTAAGctaaaaatggaagaagctaagctAAAACTGGAAAAGGCTCATAATCAATTAGAAACAACGAGAATAAGCACAGAATTAGAAGTGCTTACACTACAACGAGAAGCAGATGCAGCTGAGGCGGAAGCTCAAGTATGGGAGGAGGCTACGGCAGCACAATCCACAGGCGATGACAGGAAAACTGAATCTGAAAAGGCAAAAATTGAACGCACCAGTGAATACGTTCAATCACAGATCGACCTTCAACAGCTGTTGGCATCACCAGCTGCCTTGTGTCCAGCAATAAATAAGCAACCGTGTCCGTTAACACAAGCTACCATCAACGCCTGGCATCTGAATGAAAATACTCCATATATGCAACCCAGTCCTAATAAAACAAACTTTAAGAGCGATAAA
It includes:
- the LOC133629987 gene encoding uncharacterized protein LOC133629987 — translated: MATSHSGSSKTSVSTASAALVRAKAEAAKVRASYASQEAKLKMEEAKLKLEKAHNQLETTRISTELEVLTLQREADAAEAEAQVWEEATAAQSTGDDRKTESEKAKIERTSEYVQSQIDLQQLLASPAALCPAINKQPCPLTQATINAWHLNENTPYMQPSPNKTNFKSDKESHFSTPNLNKPVKATTNFEEKRQPGSNIHAPPYVPRQFPQASMSSSVESLAHYLATRDLITSGLYYFADKPEDYRAWESSFTTAVSGAHLTTTQELDLMTKWLGKESGEHETHPLNVCKPSRTGSTQSMGETA